Genomic segment of Sphingopyxis sp. QXT-31:
TCGTCCCGCACGCCGGGCAGCGCGGCGGCAGCGCATAGTCGACGAGCGCGCGGCCGGTCCGCTGCAGGCCGCGAAGGATCGCATCGGCCGCTCCCGCCGAGGGTCCGCTATCGACATCGCCCATCGCTGCCCCCATGTGCCGCTTGTGAAGCAGGACGCGAGGCGGCACAAGCGCCGCATGTCGCCGCCCCCCGTCCCGCTTTTCTCCGCCACACGCCTGCGCGCCCAGCGCGACCGCCTCGCGAAACTGGCGCCGGGCGCAGATTTCCTCGCGCCGATCATCGCCGAAAGCCTCACCGACCGGCTGGCGATGGTCACGCGCAGCTTCCCGCGCGCGCTGCTGATCGGCGGACACGACCCAGCGCTCGCGGCGCATCTGCGCGCTGCGGGCAGCGACGTGACGATTCTCGAGGCCGGGACCCGCCTCGCGGCGACCACGGGCGCGCTGGTCGGCGAAGCCGATGCGATCGACCTGCCCTTCGAAAGCTTCGACCTGATCCTCTGGCCCGGCGGGCTCGACAGCGTCAACGACGTACCCGGCGCGCTGGTGCGGCTGCGCGCGCTGCTCGCGCCCGACGGATTGCTGCTCGGCAGCTTCGTCGGCGACGGCAGCCTCGCGAAGCTGCGCCGCGCGGTGATGGCCGACGGGGTGCGCTCGATCGCGCGCCTGCATCCGCAGATCGATCTCGCGGCGATGGGCAATCTGCTCCAGCGCACCGGCTTCTCGCTGCCCGTGGTCGATGTCGAGGCGCTGAGCGTGCGCTACGGCGACTGGTTCGCGCTCGTCCGCGACCTACGCGCCGCAGGGCTGGCGAGCCGGCTCGCCGCCGCGCCGCCGCCGCTCACGCGCGAAGAGGTCGCCCATATCGCGCTCGCCTTTGCGGCGCAGGCCGACCCCGACGGCCGCGTCGCCGAAACCTTCCGCCTGATCCATTTCAGCGGCTGGGCGCCGCACCCCGACCAGCCGCGCCCCGCGCGGCGCGGCAGCGGGACAGCGTCATTGGCCGACGCACTCAAACCAAATGGCTAGAGCAAAGCCTCGAGCAGCCCGATCAGCGGCCGGTCGGCCGGGGGCATGTCGAGCGCATAGAGTTCGACGGGACGCACCCAGCGCAGCGCCGTCGCGTGCCGCGCCTCCGGCACGCCTTTCCATTTGCGCAGCGCATAGACAAGCAGCAGCAGATGCCGTTCGCCCAGCGGCTCGCTCGCAAAACAGGCGGGAGCGAGGCACGCATGGTCGACCTCGATCCCCAGTTCCTCGGCGAGCTCGCGGATCAGCGCCGCCTCGGGCGTCTCGCCCGGCTCCAGCTTGCCGCCGGGGAACTCCCACAGCCCGGCCATCGACGTGCCCGGCGGCCGCTGCTGGACAAGCACCCGGCCGTCGCGATCGACCATCGCCGCGGCGACCACAATGAGACAGTTTTCGGCGGCTTTTAACGAGGCAGGTGAGGACAAATTGTTAACCCTGATATGCGAAATCCATAGGCCTCGGGAACTCTAGGACCAGAATCCCCGAATTGCACGGCCAAGGTTTGAATTGCATTTCGTTCAGGGCAAAGGCGCGACGCGGCACGGACCAGTGACCGCCCGCACCGCATAAAAGCCACGAACAAAGGGCTTTGCGGTTCAGGGACAATGATCCTGTCAAAGGCAGGGGCAGGGACATGACACATATCGTGGAGCTGATGCGGTCGACCAGAGCCGCCACAGCTGTCGAATATGGGCTGATACTCGCATTGATCTTCGTGGCCGCCAGCGTCGCGATGACCAACGTCGGCAAATCGGCCAGCTCCATGTGGAACAACGTCGCGACGAAAAGTACGTCTGTCCTGTAACGGGACTCATCGAAAAATCCGGCGCGCCGCCACATTAAGAATTTCAAAACCAATAGCGCTTAGAACCGTCCCTGTTGACCAAGACCAGAGTGTCAACCGGGCAAGTGACTTGTTAGGAGACCAGACATGAAGTTCATCAAAAAGTTCATTCGCGACAACAAAGCCGCCACCGCCATCGAATATGGCCTGATCGCCGCTCTGATCGCCGTTGCCGGCATCACCGCGATGACCTCGGTTGGTAAGGGCGTGAGCAACACGTTCAACAACGTCAACGCCAAGCTCTAAGCTTCGCGTCGGCGCCCGGTTTTTCCGGGTACCAATGAGCAGAGATGGGGCGGTGGGTTTCCACCGCCCCATTTTCTTTGCGCGAGCAACGCGCCGCTGCTCCGGCTTTCGCCAGCCGCGAACTCAGCGGCTGGCGTAGACCACGATCTTGACCTTCTGCCCCGGGGTGAGCCGGCTCGTCGAATTCAGCCGGTTGAGCACCTGGAATCGCTCGGTCTGGTAATTGCTGTACGCCATGCGCCGCGCCAGCGTCGCCACGGTGTCGCCGCGCGCGACGGTCACCACGTCGATCCGCCGCGGCTTGATCGCCGCCGCCTCGGCGCTGCTCAGTCGCCGCACGCTGCCAAACATCGAGTTGAACGCCGATCCGCCGCCGGCCTTGGTCAGCGCGACGAAGTGAAAGGCGCTGGTCCGCGAAAATTCATAGGCGAAGACGGTAACATCGACCGCGCCCGACTGGGTGTTCGCGCGCGCGGTCGATGTATAGGCCGGAATGCCGTTCACCGTGGTGCGCTGAATGCTGCTGGGGCTGAGCGCCGTATTGCCCGCGACCGACTTAAACGCCGCGGCGACATAGGCGTTCATGTCGCCATTATAGGCGGCGGTCGTGAACTGTGCCTGCCCGCCGCTGCCGCTCACCGACACCGCGGTCGTGCCGTTCTGCATCCCGTAGCCGCTCGGCACCGCGAATTTCAGCCGCAGGTCGGGATGCAGGAACTCATTGCCCTCGACGACGCCCTGCGCGGGATCGTCGCCATAGAGCACGCCGTCGACCGACGCGTAAAAGGCATCGGCGTTGCGCACGCCGCCGGCACCGGCGCGCGCCGCCAGCGTCTGGGCGTTGCGCACGCGCGACGCGGGGTCGGGGTGAGTGCTCGCCCATTCGGGCAGCGAACGCGCGTCGCCGCCCGACAATCGCGCTTCGAGGCTGGTCTGGTTGGCGAGGCTCGCGAGCACAGTCGACAGCGCCTTCGGGTCGTAACCCGCGCTCTTCAGATATTGCACGCCCAGCTGGTCCGCTTCCAGCTCCTGGCTGCGCG
This window contains:
- a CDS encoding methyltransferase domain-containing protein codes for the protein MSPPPVPLFSATRLRAQRDRLAKLAPGADFLAPIIAESLTDRLAMVTRSFPRALLIGGHDPALAAHLRAAGSDVTILEAGTRLAATTGALVGEADAIDLPFESFDLILWPGGLDSVNDVPGALVRLRALLAPDGLLLGSFVGDGSLAKLRRAVMADGVRSIARLHPQIDLAAMGNLLQRTGFSLPVVDVEALSVRYGDWFALVRDLRAAGLASRLAAAPPPLTREEVAHIALAFAAQADPDGRVAETFRLIHFSGWAPHPDQPRPARRGSGTASLADALKPNG
- a CDS encoding (deoxy)nucleoside triphosphate pyrophosphohydrolase, with the translated sequence MVDRDGRVLVQQRPPGTSMAGLWEFPGGKLEPGETPEAALIRELAEELGIEVDHACLAPACFASEPLGERHLLLLVYALRKWKGVPEARHATALRWVRPVELYALDMPPADRPLIGLLEALL
- a CDS encoding Flp family type IVb pilin, whose protein sequence is MRSTRAATAVEYGLILALIFVAASVAMTNVGKSASSMWNNVATKSTSVL
- a CDS encoding Flp family type IVb pilin, with translation MKFIKKFIRDNKAATAIEYGLIAALIAVAGITAMTSVGKGVSNTFNNVNAKL
- a CDS encoding M48 family metalloprotease, whose protein sequence is MTTALAICLAAAVGAGGIGTSAEAQTKGKTKTIKTATAITASERKQGAEAHPELVQEFGGTYTGPQAAYVARVGQNIAVQSRLSNARSDFTVTLLNSPVNNAFAIPGGYVYVTRQLMALMNDEAELAGVLGHEVGHVAAQHSKKRQSAATRNAVLGVLAGVLGGAIGDNGGLLGGLGGLLQNNAMKVAQLATLGFSRSQELEADQLGVQYLKSAGYDPKALSTVLASLANQTSLEARLSGGDARSLPEWASTHPDPASRVRNAQTLAARAGAGGVRNADAFYASVDGVLYGDDPAQGVVEGNEFLHPDLRLKFAVPSGYGMQNGTTAVSVSGSGGQAQFTTAAYNGDMNAYVAAAFKSVAGNTALSPSSIQRTTVNGIPAYTSTARANTQSGAVDVTVFAYEFSRTSAFHFVALTKAGGGSAFNSMFGSVRRLSSAEAAAIKPRRIDVVTVARGDTVATLARRMAYSNYQTERFQVLNRLNSTSRLTPGQKVKIVVYASR